The Zea mays cultivar B73 chromosome 7, Zm-B73-REFERENCE-NAM-5.0, whole genome shotgun sequence DNA segment aaatacggaaactaaaatagagttttagttctgtatttgacaatttagagactaaaataaaataaaatggaagGACTAAaagttagtccctagaaaccaaacacccctgaaTCTGGATTGGTTAGATCTAGATTATTTGGCTATTTCCTCATGAAGTAAATCTATTTTTGTTGAATGATAACAACCGGAGGTGTCTCAAACAGGCTACGGGCGGCGCACCGACGTGTAAAGCCCAACTGAAACTGTAACTAGACTCAAAACCAAGTAGCACCTAGAAAGCCTAGAGGGCTGTACGCAGAACAGGCCTAGGCCTTGGGGCACAACTGGGCTGAGACATTTGGGCCTAGTTGCAGGCCAGCACAACATTCTGAGCGGCCGTCCATCACAATTTCGAGTTGGCATGTGTCGCTCACCGTGGATAACCACTGAGAAGAAAGATAACCACATTTTTTGATGAAAAAAGAAAAGAGAGGCAGTGGTGTTGATTGATGGGGGCTCTCTGAATCAAGTGGAAAGCCATGTGGTCTGTGTTTTGCCAATTGTGGGTTCCCTAAAGGTTCCTCGTGATACATTTATTAGTAGTGGGGCCGTTGAGCCAAGGGGCCACGAATAATTTCAACGCGCGGCAACTTGTCGCGTTGCCAGGTCATAAACATTATTCAGTGTCAAGACAATCATGTTGTTAATTAAGCCGTCATAAAATGATTGTGCATAACGTTTTTACATAAGTATGATGCTCAACCTCATTTAATATAAGGTCTTTTAATGGGTCTCTAGAGACTTAAATATATATAAACAAATAAAAGACAGTCTCCTTACGAAGAGTGTCTCTACGTAACTCTTCATACATATTTTTAATTATATTTATAATGTGACTGATTTTATAGACACATGGTTATATTATTGTCTGTTAGTTATCTCTTGTGCTTAAAAATCAATTTAATAGCTTGATGAATTGGCCCACTAAAAATGTAGAAATCTCTTTTACTCCCCTCCACGTCGGAGTCAAACTCACGGGAGCCTTTTTTTTTTACGAGTAAGAGCAACAACAACATATTTAATGTAGGCAAAACAGGAAATAGACACCATAATTAAACACTCCCCTGTTAATTATGTGAGATTATGTCCAAAAGTACTTCCTTTTGGGGAGTATACTCTACCGCTAAAATTCCTCTCTTCTCATCACTCCGAACTCCGCAGTATAGTTCCATACGTTAATTAGGGCGCCACATCGTTTTTTTTATAAAATGACACCATATTCATTATAAAATAGATGTAAGTGGTTTTATCACCGTGAAATTGAAACCATGTTAAACTCAATTTCTATTATTGGCCGTTTAGATGTAACATTTGACAGGGTATAGGCTATGAAATCGCGAAGTGGAACTTTGTTTTGAGAGTGTATGTTTTATTCTTTTATCTCATCTCGTCTAGCAGATAACGTGGCAGCATTATTATTGCAAATAACACAATGAAACTCTTAACGAGAATAGCCTGATTACTAGTACAACAGCCTGTGAAAATTCCGTAACTGCATATGTTTATTCCTTTGCTCGTCCCACGAGCAATTCATCACTAGACACAGTGCACTGCATACACGTACGGGACGCACACGTTACACATGAATGAATACGTATATACACATCGCATTTACCTGTTCCTGTATGCAAATATACTGCACGACTGGAGTGTACACTACACAGTACATACACTGCAATGGCAGTACGGCCGCAACACTGGCACACGTACGTACGTACGGGCTCGTCGATCGAAGCCGTCACGTCACGCGGTGCCATCGACGCGCGCCTTGGTGACTCCGGCGCAGGCGTCGACGAAGTCGCCGTCGATGAAGTCGGTGGAGAAGACCTGCAGCTTGTCGCCGAGGCCCTTGGCGAAGGCCTCGGCGATGAAGAGCCGCGCGTAGCCGTGGATCCGCTTCGTGACGGGCCACACGCACAGCACCGGGTTGTCGGCCTTGGGCGTCACCGTGTTCTCCACCCGGTAGAAGAACCTCCGGCCGGCCACCGGCGGCTGCTGCCCCAGGAACTTGAGGTTGCTCTCGAACTTGGTCTCCGGCAGGTCCGTGTCGATCCAGTTGTCCTTGAGGTAGCCGGCGCTCCACAGCGGGTCCCCGGGCCTGGGCGGCGGCGACTTGCGGGGCTTCCAGACGCAGATGACCCGCCGCGGGAGCAGCTCCGCGACGGTCCTGTGGAACACCGCCTCGTCCTGCGGGATCAGGTGCTCGCCCAGCTTGTCGGCCAGGAACCTGTCGAACCCCGGCGGGTCCTCGTGCCCGAACTCGGTGCGGATCTCCAAGATGACCAGCTCGGACTCGGTCTCGCTCAGGAACCGGCTCACGTCGTCCAGCACCACGTCCACGGGGTACGTCGCCAGGATGCCGTGGCAGACCCGGCGCTCCTCCTGCACGCGCACGTCGACGACGCGCGTGCCCATGGCCAGCTGCTCGTACACGGACATGGACTGGCACTGCGCGAAGGGGCGGGTCACCAGCGGCACGCCGATCTTGTTGGTGGCCGAGTCGTGCGTGCCGGGCCACACCACCTGGTGCACGCGCAGCTTGTCGGCGCCCAGCTCCGCCATCCACCGCTTCCGGTCCGCCGGCCGGTGCTCCGACCCCGGGAACGTGTCGCCGGAGGAGGACAGCCGCGTGGCCAGCGCCCGCTTCTCGGTGGTCACCAGCTTCCGCCGGTCCACCTGCTTCGAGAAGAAGGCGCCCATGGCTTCCAGCGGGTTGCTGCTGCTGTTGGAATTGGAGGAAGCCATGGATGGATAAATTATAAAGGGAGTCCTGTGCCTCGAGCTCAGACCTGGACCTGGACGTCGCTGTAAGCTGGAGATCGATTATAAATAGCAGCAAGACAATCAAGGAAGAAAAATATCAGTGCGTCGTGGGATTAGCCAACATGTGGCGATGGTTTTTTTGTAGGGGCTTGGCTGATCGATGATTGATCCGGAGAGGAGGGAAGTGTTCTTGCGACCTCCGCTGCTGCTTTCGGTTACCTTGGATTATTGGAATGGATGGTAGAATTGGCGCCGTTAGGTGTGGACGTGTGCTGATGCCAGGCCGGTCGAGAGAgagatttttcttttcttttctttggcaaTTGCCAATTGGCATATATCTCTATCCAAATTGCTACTACTGGACAGAGCCATAGAGGGTTTGGTTCGCTCGGAGCATGGACGAGGCAATTCTTTTATGGCGAGAGAGACGGCGACGGAATCGGGGGCCACAACCCACAAGGATACTGTATGTCATTATGGACGGACATACACGCCGGCGAATAGGCGACTTGGAGGTGAAGGTTCCAGGTTGGTGCAATAATTTGTCGGGCAATTGCTGCAAACTTTTGCTGCCGCAGATTCAAAACGGGTGGTAAAAGGCCATGTGACCGACGTATTGGCACTTCGGAAAGCAGCCGCACTAATTGGTTCCCTCCCAAAAAAAACCCGACGCAGTAGGGTACTACTTGCTGAGCCTCATCGCGACGTGCGTATACCCCAGACCAAAGGGGCATCTGTCAAGCGTATTTAGCACATGACGATGCGTTCGCACTGATTGCCAGATAAATTAGCATGGTAATCACGTTTCCTACAGGCCACGAGAACTGTTGAATAAGCGACACCAACGTTACTATCTGCTTACTATGTGCCACTAATAACCACGACAACAGCGCGTACccataaaatttaaggatcaaaTCAGATTAGAATCAGACTCTATATCTATtattttttaaactaaaatttattAGGAACCCTAACTTATTATAAAAACAATTTTTATTGTACAAAAAACATTTTGATCGTAATCCATTACCACCCTAATCATACACCTAAATTGGccgttgttggaacttgctctcagccgcaaggggatccaacggggggagTGGTGACGTAAACatggttctcgcgcaagatggcaatagctctgttaacctagtctctcacgggcactgtgcgggggtatttataggtgtctgagcacccagcgtctcgtgttaaggacgcatgtgccctcagacacttaggttatccccagaatattctcataaagcagggttacagactgtaattacagggatgcctttacagattaggcccgtaatacgcagcggccacgcagagcccgttacaatgggccggatcacacgtgggcctccgagtTGGACAAGGCCGCATGGTGgaatgacctcgtcgcaggccttcgtctgatgtcatgtggggcgaagggtgtccctgtccgttttatctccgttggaccaacgactgcagcgaaggcctcgagcgaagggtggcgtctttgccttcgccccaacagtcgtCACTATTCGTTTGCTTTGATCATAAATTTTGTCTTCCATCATGCATACAGGAAAGGATAGTCTTCACACACACAAAACAGCAAAGGTCAACCTGCTTCCAATCATTTGACTTCCACGTGTTCAAAACACAACCTGTGCAGATGTGCTCCGCGTTCAACTGCTCCTAACGAAGTAACGAGATGCACACATAGCTTCATCAACCATACAAATTCACTCAAAACAGTGGTTGACATAAGCTACGGGCAGACGATGTTAATTCTTGCCTAATATATGCTCTTTCTCGTTGTTTTGAAAAAGGAAAGAAACAAAAACTTACACGACTGGCACTTTATTTCTGGGGAGATATGGGCAATAATACTATAATGTCCATATTAGTTTTCATATAAAACATTACTACAGGACTGTAAGATTTCTCCACTGATGGCCACTTGTGACTTGTCTATTAAGAATTTGAATACGCTAAACCAGGCGGAAAAATAAATAACTTCTGAGAAGATCCCTGAGAGATTAGAAAAAATTAAaaagaagtttgacttgcttgGAATTTAAACGCACCCAATCCTACTCAATCCGTAcgtatggattgagagctaaccgaacaagcccttagttgTTAGCCAACCAACGGAAGGCTGCATGTTAGTGTCAACCAACTAATTACAGGATTAGAATATGTACCTGCCTGAGAGAAGTGCTTGTTCAGGCCACGTTTGGGACAGCTCTTGGCTGTTCCAGCTGATGCGCTACTGTAGCTTATCCATGGCACTGTGGCTGCAATGTTCATGAAGTTGTTTTCTGTCCTTTTCAAAACAATGGGGAGCTGGTGAAGACACGTTTTGTGGCCCCTCCGGTTACTAGAGCAAGGAGCCAGTCAGAGCCAGACCTCCCAAACAGGCCCTTGATCAGCTTACCTCTCCACAAATACATCGCCACGTCATCAGTATGCTGGGACAAGGTGATGTACCAGACTCATTGGAAGCAAAATGTCCTGGATTCCTAGTTAAAATTGGCAGTTAGCACAACACAAAGGAATACACTGAGTGCTGAAGGAATCCTTTCACCTGGGAGAAAAATGAAGTCACAGACGTTTCTCTTTAGAGCTCTTCTCTTTAGACTTTCCAGGTGCCCACTGAAAGTGGCCACAATTGGCTTCTGGATTTGATGCAGGTCCCTTGACAAAATATAACACGTGATGCCACTGTAAGATATAGTGCGTGTATTCTCTAAAAGGGCGATTTACATTGTTCACAGCCTATTTCACTGTTTAAATGACATCAGGGGCCACGCCACGTTCACCTTTCCTGGTGCACTGGCACCAGTGTAAAATAATATTTTCCATTAACAAAACATTTTTTAACCATGTGTTTCTAAGATCATGGGTATATCTCTTAAGGTGTGCGCCATGGTAGGATTCGCCCCTGAATGGCATGATGATGTTATGTCTACTAAGCAGTAAATTGTAAGTACACGTGTACCTGAGCACGAGCACAGACATAGAACAAACGGCCTATATTAGGGCCCTTCTTCACAGACCTCGGAATGCATGGTTCACTATGCCCTTTGCAACGTGGTAGTGTCATCTTCATCTTTTTCTGTATCCTCTGCCACTCCAATGCTGCAGCATTAGACTTGTCTGTTGAAAGTGAACATGACGATGCATCTGTGTTATCCTGAACTTTTGCAGCTGAAGTTGTGCACTGCATGTTTTCAGGCAGTGTATCACCATTTGAAACACATGCTTGATTtgtaaggtctaatgtttctgctggAGTAACTAAGGTACTGGTACTAGCATTTACTGTCTTTGACCCTGGTCTTTGAAAAAATGACTTGATTGTTGGTTGGGATGATAAGTTGCGTTTAATTTTCTTTTgtggcacaaacttggtactaGACAGTGATTTTTTCTGGCTGACATGAGAGATGCCCATTAAACCTTCATTTATCCATTGATTCAGATCTGTCCCCTTGCACATCAAACTAGGAAGGTTACCACCTTTTGCAAACTCAGTTATACCAGTTGCCAGTCCTTTCTTAGCTAGAATTGTATTTTCCAAGCCATCACTACAGTAACTATCAAGTACTGTATCTTCAGATTGAATCAAATTTGCAGCATTTTGCAGCTCATAAATTTTCCCTTTATCAAGGAACGATACTGCAAATTGTGACAACACTAGCAGTTAGTATTACACAATATACTGCAACAAGTACCACTTCACACAAAATGCTCCACTGCACCCAAGTATAACTTAGGGGCGACTATAAGACCAGATGACTTACCAACTTGCAAGGTATAATACGAAACCGAATATTAAAAGAACAGCACTACAACACCAAAGTGTAATGCACAGCAAAACATGCTATATTAAGCATGAACAAAGATAGGATCTATTTTCTAAGTCAGCCAAGCAGATTGCCACAAGCCACATGACTTATGAGCTTCAAAATCAACAGTGAGCATCCAGAAAATGTGAAAGATAAATTGCACAAATCATTCTGTTGGTGTAGCTGAGGTTGTTAGAGTGGCCAACTTCCAACTGAGTGTATTCCAGGCCCAATGGGTACAAAGTTACATATGTGAAAAGAAGACCTGGCACATGGTGGGGCGCCACAACCTGACCATGCACATGTGATCTCATGTAGGAAGCATTAACGCCAATGTGTTTGGTGAGCTCATGCTTGACCAGGTCGGGTCCCGAGCAATACTGATCGCATCGGTGTTATCAGAAGAGAGAGGACTGGCAGGCACATCAAAATCCTCAAGAAGCCATCATAGGCATGTCAGTAGTACGTCACAGTCGCCATAACATGCAGCTCAGCCTCAGCATTCGAGCAGAAAATTGTGCAATGCTTCTTGGCTCTCTGGGCAATCAGTGTGGCGTGGACGTCGAGGAACATGGGGAAGGGACGACCGATGCGGAGGTAGCAAACGATGTCGAAGAAGCAGTTGTTGAGGCTGCGCAAGACGTTGAGGACCAACGTGCTGTCAAATACAGGTTCACCAAGTTTGTCGAGAGCATCTGCCATGGTTTTGAAGCGGCGGCAGTAGTCACAGATAGATAGATCACCTTGGACGAAGCGGCGAAACTGAGCCTCGAGGTGAAGTGCGCGAGTCTCCCGGTTCCCGAGAAATTGATTCTTGAGGGCAAGCCAAACGATGCGCGCAGTGGCGCCACGTTCCATGACTGTTTTAGCAAGGTTGGAAGAGATGGAGCCAGAGATCCAGGACTTGACAACGCAATCCATGTGTGCCCAATCGGGGAAGTGAGGCGTGGGGGTGTCAGCTAAGAGGTGGTTGTCTAGGGAGTACTTGCCAACGCCAATGAGGATCTGATCGCGCCAACGATTGTAGTTGTCGGCGAGGTCGAGGACGACATGAAGAAGACTACTGATGTTCTGGACAGCGACAACCTAGGAGTGGAGGTTGACGATAGCAACAGCCTCGTGGAGAAGGATGGCGTCATGGAGGTCTTTGTCATCATCACCCGCCTGGTCGAAGAGGATGGAGTGGTCGTCATCTTCATGAATAGGATGGGAATCATCCTGCGTAATGATGGCGCGAGCACGAGCCGCGCAGTCGAGGGCGAGCGGGAGCAATCAGCAACCACGTCGCGTCCCTAGGTAGCGAGGGACGCCTCCTGCTCGACTTGTAGTGCTTCAGCGAGCGCGATGTCGTGCGAAGCGCGTGCCTCACACTCAACTTCAGCAGCGTCTTGGGCAGTAGGGTCAGCGGTGGTGGATGGCGGCAGGACGTCGGAACCGGCCATCATGCCTTGGGAGGGCACAGCCTGGGGAGGCGCGCAGAGGGGAAGCACGGCCTAGAGGGGCGCAGAAGGGCAACACAGCCTAGAGGGCGCGCCTAGGGCAACAGAGGGGTGAGATGGATCGAGACCTAAATTCGTGATACCATGAGAGCAGGTGAATTGTTGTATATTGAATGAATAGAGAGGAGGATTAGAGGTACATATATATAGGTACAAGGAGGGAGGAGATCTCAGGTTTATGGAAATAATACCATGAGATCTCCATGATTGATGGGATCCTATCTCTATCCCTGATTGATTGGATCCTATCTATCTCTGATTAGTGGGATCATATCTATATGCTGATTGTTGGGCGGAGTCCGAACACGGCCTCGATCACAGAGCGAAGGCCATACTTTTCGTCTTATGCTAACCATACACAGGATCACTGCGAAGGGGTCTTCAACTCAGGGAGCGGCCCCCGACGAAGGGTCCACAGGCGAAGGGGTCTCCGATCCAGTGGCCGGTCGCAATAGGTCGGCATCAGCCAGGGCCTTCACCAATATGTCGACTGAAGGAATTCCCTCATTCGGCCAAGCACAGTGAAGGAGCCCCGATGCGAGGGCACTAAGGGCAAAGGCTACGGATCGGACCTGTGCATCACCAGTCCACCAGAAGACATCTCCAGGGGTCCACCTGTCAGCGTAGCGTGCGGGTGTGGTGTGTGGTGTGTGCCGTCTGTTGCACGGATGGCACTATAATTACTTCGTTATGTGGAATATTCCCTGGATATAGTTGGTAGCCGGGGGTAGGACCGTACTTTGGACCACCTACCCCCAGACGAGCCTATAAATACCCCATCCTGTAGCGGGATGGGAAACACATAACGAGAAGCTACAGTTCCCTATCATTCGTCTCGTCACGCACCTGAGCTCTCTCTCGCCGTTTCTGAGTGTTTGGGTCCATCTGACAGCGTGTCAACGCGTGTCAGTGCCCAACACTGATCATAACCTCCTACATGCGCCACCAAGCCATATGGTAAGGACGCTAGCCTGTACCCTGATAAAGGATCTGCTAACAATATGTGTCTATGTCTTGAAGCAAGTTATGATTTCCTTCAAACGAAATATGATGAAGTGCACTTGCCTTAACCAAAACTTCTACAAAAACAAATAAGTATGGATTTTGTCACGCACATTAACACAACATGAAAAGAATATTAACAGATAAGAAAATGAAGTCCTTGTGTAAGATAGAAAAGTTCCATAAACAAATCAGCTACTTGTTTTAGCAAAAAAAAAACAAATTCTACACAGAAACTAGTTTAGCACAAACACCCAAACTGCAAAAGCAAGCTACAATAAAAAAACACACAGAACACTAAAATTCACTCACCTATACTTTGTTGCCTTCCACGGATCTCTGGAAGATATCTTGCAGCTGATGGTGGGATATTATGGACCGGAAGTTCAGGTATTTCTTTCAGTAAAATATAAACTGGAATATGATCAGATCCTTCTAGCTTACTGCTTCTTCCCCCTTTCCACCTGTAGAGAATGGATAGAGTAAATCATTCTAATGTAACACAGCCAATCATGTATGCTATCCACTTTATTTCAGAAAAAACTGATATCCAGTATTCTTTACTTTGATAAATTTTCAGAATTCCCTCTTTTGAAATGATTCATTATCTCACATTCTTCTACATGGCAACAAAAAATGCTATGGTCCTCCACAGAATCACAGCGATGGAGACAGGAACCGGAAATGAGAATGTGGTCTATTCTAGAACCATAATTATACTCTTCTGCACCAATTTTTTGATTAAAACAAGTATATGCTCCTGTCCTGCACAAAAGAAACACAGCAAATTATGCTTTAGAAAGTAACTTGAAAGCCCCAGTCTGTCTGGCTTTTGCAGAAACACATCTGTACGGTTTTTAAAGCAGTGAAAATCAATTAGACTTTTTTGAAAAGGAAT contains these protein-coding regions:
- the LOC100279845 gene encoding uncharacterized protein LOC100279845 is translated as MASSNSNSSSNPLEAMGAFFSKQVDRRKLVTTEKRALATRLSSSGDTFPGSEHRPADRKRWMAELGADKLRVHQVVWPGTHDSATNKIGVPLVTRPFAQCQSMSVYEQLAMGTRVVDVRVQEERRVCHGILATYPVDVVLDDVSRFLSETESELVILEIRTEFGHEDPPGFDRFLADKLGEHLIPQDEAVFHRTVAELLPRRVICVWKPRKSPPPRPGDPLWSAGYLKDNWIDTDLPETKFESNLKFLGQQPPVAGRRFFYRVENTVTPKADNPVLCVWPVTKRIHGYARLFIAEAFAKGLGDKLQVFSTDFIDGDFVDACAGVTKARVDGTA
- the LOC103633096 gene encoding DNA-(apurinic or apyrimidinic site) lyase 2 isoform X1 yields the protein MVKIVTYNVNGLRPRVAQHGSLRCLLDALDADIICFQETKLSRQDLSADVIMADGYEAFVSCNRSSKGRGAYSGVATFCRVTSSFSSQEVALPVAAEEGFTGLQDYAKNSQTVGDFSIAMPVEEEGLGELTREDLLRVDNEGRCIITDHGHFVLFNIYGPAVDGDDKERVRFKLLFYKILQKRWERLLALGKRVFVVGDLNIAPASIDRCDAAPGFEKQMFREWLRSMLREHGGPFFDAFRSKHPERTGAYTCFNQKIGAEEYNYGSRIDHILISGSCLHRCDSVEDHSIFCCHVEECEIMNHFKRGNSENLSKWKGGRSSKLEGSDHIPVYILLKEIPELPVHNIPPSAARYLPEIRGRQQSIVSFLDKGKIYELQNAANLIQSEDTVLDSYCSDGLENTILAKKGLATGITEFAKGGNLPSLMCKGTDLNQWINEGLMGISHVSQKKSLSSTKFVPQKKIKRNLSSQPTIKSFFQRPGSKTVNASTSTLVTPAETLDLTNQACVSNGDTLPENMQCTTSAAKVQDNTDASSCSLSTDKSNAAALEWQRIQKKMKMTLPRCKGHSEPCIPRSVKKGPNIGRLFYVCARAQGPASNPEANCGHFQWAPGKSKEKSSKEKRL